The stretch of DNA CGATATGCGTCAGTCCCTCGGCAATCAGGGCCTGCCGGAAAAAGCTGGGATCCTCAGCGGGCAGCGCCAGCCCGGTGATCTCGGCCCCCATCGCCTCCAGCCACAGCGCCAGCCAACCGCCCTTGAAGCCGGTATGGCCGGTCAGCAGCACGCGGCGTCCGCGCCAAAAGGCGGGATCGTGGGGCGCGGCGCGGCTCACCATATTTTCCACGGCGCGCGCCCTTCGGCCCACAGGCGTTCAAGCAAATGCTTGTCGCGCAGCGTATCCATCGGTTGCCAGAAACCCTCGTGGCGATAGGCCATCAACTGTCCGCTGCCCGCCAGTGTTTCGAGCGGATAATCCTCCCACACCTGCTGCGGCCCCGAAATCAGGTCGATCACGCCAGGGTCCAGCACAAAGAACCCGCCGTTGATGAACCCGCCCTCGGCGGCGGGCTTTTCCTTGAAGCTGGTGACGGCATCGCCGGCAAACTCGAGCGCACCAAACCGCGCAGGCGGGGTGACGGCGGTCACGGTCGCCTGTCTGCCATGGGCCTTGTGAAAGGCGATCTGCGCGGTGATATCGATGTCGGCGACACCATCGCCATAGGTGAAGCAGAAAGGCTCGCCCGGCGTCAGAAAGCGGCGCACGCCCCACAGGCGCCCGCCCGTCTGCGCATCCGGGCCGGTATCGACCAGCGTCACCCGCCAGGGCTCGCATTTGGCCTCATGGACCTCGACCCCGTTGCGGGCCAGATCGATCGTCACATCGGCGGCATGGAGGAAGTAATTGGCGAAGAACTCTTTTATGACATAGCCTTTATAGCCGAGGCAGATCACGAAATCGCTGATCCCATGGGCCGCATAGATCTTCATGATATGCCAGAGGATCGGCATACCGCCGACCTCCACCATCGGTTTGGGACGCAGCGAGGTCTCCTCGCCCAATCGCGTGCCCAGACCTCCTGCAAGAATTACCGCCTTTGTCACCGCATTTTCCAGACAATGCTTTTCCGTCACGCCAAAGCGCTTGTGGAATTTCATGGTAAAGTGGATATCAGGCGGAATTTTCCTGAGAAATTCACATTTTTATCATGTTCTTTTCAAAGGACAGGACATGAATTACAGGGCCGGTGCTTTTTCCCGGCTCCGCGCGAAATATGGCAACAATCCGCCCCTGCGCCAAAAGGCGGCGATAGGCGGCATATTCCTCAGGAAAATCGGCGCTTTCGGCGGCATAGCGGCCATATTGCGACAGGATGGCGAAATCGGCCCTGCATGTCGCCGCGCGGGCGGGCGCCATTGTGCCGTAATCGACATTGGACCGCCCGGCCCGGCCCTGTTCGATTGCGCCATAGTCCACCTTGCCGTGAAGCAGCCCCTTGGCATCCAGACAACCGGCCTTGCCCAAAGGGAACAGCAGCCGCCAAGGCTGAGCATAAAGATCGAAACCGAAATGCTCGATCATCACGGTCGAGCCGGGCGGCATATGGCGGATCGCCCAGGCCGATGCCTGCTGCCTTGTGTCATGGGTCCGCGCGCGCGCCTGCACCAGATCGGCGGCGGCCAGCGGCAAGGCGAGCGCACCGCCAAGGATGCCCGCCAAAATCCACGATGATCCGGGCCGCAGCCACCTTGCCACGCCATATTCGGCCAAGGCCGTCAGCGCGCGCGCCGCGGCCAGCGACAGCAGGGGCAGCAGGGGCAGCGCCCAACGCTCCCATACAAGATGCTGAAATATCAGCAGCGCGACAAAGCCGGCCAGCACCGGCAAAACCAGCAGCCGCGCCTCAACCGAGCGCGCCGACAAGGCGATCCCGGCCGCCGCCAGCGCCAGCCCGCCAATCCCCATCGCGCGCCGCAAGGGCCCGCCAAGATACCACAGGAGGTTTTCCAACGGCGTTCCGCCCGTCGCGCCCAGATGACGCACCTGCACCTCGCCCGCCAGATTGCGGATTACGACATCATGGGCCAGCACCAGATAGGGCGAGACCAGCAGCAGGGTGACAAGCGCCATGCAGGAAAAGCCGATCATGGCGCGTATCGCCTGCGCCATGGCCAGGCGGCGGCGCGCGGTTTGGGCGATCAGGATGGCCGGCATGGCCGCCCCGCCCATCGCAAAAGGCCATTTGGTGGCCACCGCCACGCCAAGCCACATGGCCGCCTTGATCAGATCGCGGCGCGAGGGATCGCGATAATAGCGCAGCGAGGCCAGCAGGCCCAATTGCATGAAGACGGTGGCCATCACATCCGACCGCACAATCTGCGACCAGCCCACCGCCACCGGACTGACCGCCAGCAGCAGCGCGGCCAGAACGGCCGCCACCGGCCCGAACAGCGCGCCCGCCATCCGCGCGGTCAGCGCCACGCTGGCCGTGCCGAACAGGGCCATGGCCACCCGGCCCGGCAGGATCAGCAGACCCGGATCGGTAAAGGCGGCGGCGGCAAAATCCCGGACCGTTAGAAACCGGCCCATTGCATGGCCCACCAGATAGACCGCCATATTGATCAGCGAAAGCAGATACATGGTCGTCGTGGCCGGATGGCCAAACCAGCCCGGATTGAGGGAATGGCTGCGCAGCATCCGCAAAGCGCCCAGTTCGAACATCAGTTCGTCGGGATCGTTGATCGCGGGCAGTCCAAAACCGATATGATTCAGCCTCAGACAGAGGGCCGCGATCAGGATGGCAAGAACCAGCATCCTTTTTGAAAATTCCGTCATACCGCCATCCAGACCCCCGCCCTGTCGGGATTAGGGATGGGCTGTTTCGACGAAATTTCGTGAATGTTTCAAAAGGCGGCAAGGCCGCGCTGGGATGATCAGCGCGGCCAGATGAGCCATCAGAAGTGATAACCGACCGAAACGCCGTAAAGGCGCGGCTCGCCCGAAAAACCGACCGAGGAACCATTGGGCAGATAGAGGATCGTGCGGCGATAGGCCTTGTCCGCCAGATTGGTGACATAGGCCGAAACGCGCACCGCGCCGATATCCACCCCCGCGCGCAGGTTGAGCAGGCCATAGGCGGCCTCCTCGGTCAGCGGCATGCCCGCACCATAGGCGATATTGCCCTGGCCCGGCTCGTGGAAGAAACGGGTCATATAGCTGTATTCGGCCCGCAGCGTCAGTTCGCGGCCTGCGCCCAGCGCGATGCGCTGTTCGGCATTCAGGCTGAGCGAATGTTTGGGCGCGCGCACCATTGTCGTGTTCGAGAAATCGGTGGTCGCATTATAGATGAACTGGTCATACTTGGCGTCCAGATAGCCATAGGCCAGCCCCAGCGTGGTGCGCGCGGTGGGATGCGCGGTGATTTCCAGCTCCAGCCCCTTGATCGTCGAACTGGCCGCATTGGCGATCAGGGGCGTGGCCGAACTGACCGAGCCGATGATGCGCGCCACCTGCAGGTTCTTGTAATCATACCAGAAGAAGGCGCCGTTGACGCGCAAAGCGCGGTTCAGCCAGTCGGTCTTGAACCCGGCCTCATAGGCGGTCAGATATTCGGGCTGGAACGTGGAATTGGCCACGGCCAGCGTAAAGGGAATATA from Novosphingobium humi encodes:
- the rfbF gene encoding glucose-1-phosphate cytidylyltransferase; translation: MKFHKRFGVTEKHCLENAVTKAVILAGGLGTRLGEETSLRPKPMVEVGGMPILWHIMKIYAAHGISDFVICLGYKGYVIKEFFANYFLHAADVTIDLARNGVEVHEAKCEPWRVTLVDTGPDAQTGGRLWGVRRFLTPGEPFCFTYGDGVADIDITAQIAFHKAHGRQATVTAVTPPARFGALEFAGDAVTSFKEKPAAEGGFINGGFFVLDPGVIDLISGPQQVWEDYPLETLAGSGQLMAYRHEGFWQPMDTLRDKHLLERLWAEGRAPWKIW
- a CDS encoding ArnT family glycosyltransferase, which codes for MLVLAILIAALCLRLNHIGFGLPAINDPDELMFELGALRMLRSHSLNPGWFGHPATTTMYLLSLINMAVYLVGHAMGRFLTVRDFAAAAFTDPGLLILPGRVAMALFGTASVALTARMAGALFGPVAAVLAALLLAVSPVAVGWSQIVRSDVMATVFMQLGLLASLRYYRDPSRRDLIKAAMWLGVAVATKWPFAMGGAAMPAILIAQTARRRLAMAQAIRAMIGFSCMALVTLLLVSPYLVLAHDVVIRNLAGEVQVRHLGATGGTPLENLLWYLGGPLRRAMGIGGLALAAAGIALSARSVEARLLVLPVLAGFVALLIFQHLVWERWALPLLPLLSLAAARALTALAEYGVARWLRPGSSWILAGILGGALALPLAAADLVQARARTHDTRQQASAWAIRHMPPGSTVMIEHFGFDLYAQPWRLLFPLGKAGCLDAKGLLHGKVDYGAIEQGRAGRSNVDYGTMAPARAATCRADFAILSQYGRYAAESADFPEEYAAYRRLLAQGRIVAIFRAEPGKSTGPVIHVLSFEKNMIKM